The Algoriphagus sp. TR-M9 genome has a window encoding:
- a CDS encoding phospholipase D-like domain-containing protein — protein sequence MPLFSSSDIKRETIGKKGKIALVGGGKSTHIIAREAAELIHTLQNLAPDQNYHYTTAGAWSLHDMIALASEKIGPAKLYLSTWTITEEPMRVLFQLIQKGLIEELHCLFDYRIEKQKAEAFQLAKVNASRVKLVKIHAKVAILINQDWAITILGSANLTKNPRIEAGVLSSCREVARFHRDWIINEIEHGDTFRK from the coding sequence ATGCCATTGTTTAGCTCATCCGATATCAAGCGTGAGACAATCGGAAAGAAAGGAAAGATTGCGCTCGTAGGGGGCGGGAAAAGCACCCACATCATAGCTAGGGAAGCCGCTGAGCTGATCCATACTCTTCAAAACCTTGCTCCAGATCAGAACTACCACTACACCACAGCCGGTGCCTGGAGCCTGCATGATATGATTGCTCTGGCATCTGAGAAGATCGGCCCGGCAAAGCTTTACCTCAGTACCTGGACTATCACAGAAGAGCCTATGCGGGTATTGTTTCAGCTGATCCAAAAAGGATTGATCGAAGAGCTCCATTGCCTCTTTGACTACCGCATAGAAAAGCAGAAAGCCGAAGCCTTCCAACTGGCCAAAGTCAACGCATCCAGAGTCAAGCTGGTGAAGATCCACGCCAAAGTAGCCATCCTGATTAATCAGGATTGGGCAATCACCATTCTCGGCTCGGCCAATCTTACCAAAAATCCCAGGATAGAAGCCGGTGTATTGAGTAGCTGCAGAGAGGTAGCACGCTTTCACCGTGACTGGATAATTAACGAAATCGAACATGGAGACACCTTCAGAAAATAG
- a CDS encoding helix-turn-helix domain-containing protein, with translation MNRIAEILKERGIEEMIPAEQILEELKIKTQTWNKLVANKKDPEFFQLPIIARFLGVEIEDLFPKAPDKSVLAKHNFQTA, from the coding sequence ATGAACAGAATCGCCGAAATACTCAAAGAAAGAGGGATCGAAGAAATGATACCGGCTGAGCAGATACTTGAAGAGCTCAAGATCAAGACTCAAACCTGGAACAAGTTGGTGGCAAACAAGAAAGACCCGGAATTCTTCCAGCTACCTATAATCGCCAGATTTCTCGGAGTGGAGATCGAGGATCTCTTTCCAAAAGCTCCCGACAAGTCGGTACTGGCCAAGCACAATTTCCAAACTGCCTGA
- a CDS encoding DUF7019 family protein produces the protein MLKYYVYISDTKVNMLYSQIPAKFLEKVQGDVRLNFGFLSGTLKKEKKSEENDVIKKLGSVNNYILQHESVGTVENPLNYISGRLRLKYGIVSEYASDIAFFGGEINGKLIGLIGATRSLLGEPKNSESNHAPYYYTLEFLNGLIKMNEKSGESPPFYNYDEAIKIAIETINDSPHSLEFLAKVLHHDENFVLATPIYVSISE, from the coding sequence ATGCTAAAATATTACGTCTACATTTCCGACACAAAGGTCAATATGCTCTATTCACAGATTCCTGCAAAGTTTCTTGAGAAAGTTCAGGGTGATGTTAGACTTAATTTTGGCTTTTTGTCAGGTACATTAAAAAAGGAAAAAAAATCAGAGGAAAATGATGTAATTAAAAAACTGGGTTCTGTCAATAATTATATCCTTCAACACGAGTCTGTTGGAACAGTTGAAAATCCTCTTAATTATATTTCTGGTCGTTTGCGATTAAAGTATGGAATAGTATCGGAATATGCCTCTGATATCGCTTTTTTTGGAGGAGAGATTAATGGTAAATTGATAGGTCTTATAGGTGCTACCAGAAGCCTTCTTGGAGAACCAAAAAATAGTGAATCAAACCATGCTCCCTATTACTACACATTAGAATTTTTAAATGGTTTAATCAAAATGAATGAGAAGTCAGGAGAATCTCCTCCATTTTATAATTATGATGAAGCTATAAAAATTGCTATTGAAACGATTAATGACAGCCCTCATTCACTTGAATTTTTAGCAAAAGTTCTTCATCACGACGAAAATTTTGTCCTAGCAACACCGATTTATGTATCAATTAGTGAATAG
- a CDS encoding DUF6712 family protein: MIQFKTDQIKERISSTTTFNPQLHMAHINRAYRNHIERFFPEEQYEELDAELATPLDPGATDPEKAERAKKEKLYSLFYDALANLGYYYTIPHLEVTVTSTGIVSTKTNDREKADARQIIRLEKSFAEAGLENLDRLIKYLIKEVALFTWWTAVFAASGYQNLIVSDHIAFQRWVDISESALVFLQLRPVINHIERLEVAPVLGNTLYQAILPILPASDPNYQLRENVSAFIACRSMADGLKMKNVGMNEKGLYQIYIENQDYGKHPPLPAAVQEKINLLNALASQYRDVVTDFITPPEEGDSGILGYNEEDSGFFHTWG; this comes from the coding sequence ATGATCCAATTCAAGACTGATCAGATCAAAGAGCGGATCAGCTCTACCACTACATTTAATCCTCAGCTCCACATGGCGCATATCAACCGCGCCTATCGCAACCACATCGAGCGATTCTTTCCGGAGGAGCAATACGAGGAATTGGATGCGGAGCTGGCAACACCTTTGGATCCGGGAGCCACTGACCCCGAGAAGGCCGAGCGTGCCAAGAAAGAAAAGCTCTACTCGCTATTCTACGATGCCCTGGCCAATCTAGGCTATTATTACACCATCCCACATCTGGAGGTGACCGTCACATCCACGGGGATAGTTTCCACCAAGACAAATGACAGGGAGAAAGCCGACGCTCGTCAGATCATCCGCCTGGAGAAATCATTTGCTGAAGCTGGGTTGGAAAACCTAGACCGTCTGATCAAATACCTGATCAAGGAAGTTGCACTCTTCACCTGGTGGACGGCTGTTTTTGCGGCTTCTGGCTATCAGAACCTGATCGTATCGGATCACATCGCTTTCCAGCGTTGGGTGGATATCTCCGAGTCTGCCCTGGTATTCCTGCAGCTCCGCCCAGTGATCAACCATATCGAACGCCTGGAAGTGGCTCCGGTGCTCGGGAATACACTTTATCAGGCCATCCTTCCGATATTACCGGCCAGTGATCCCAATTATCAGCTGAGGGAAAATGTATCCGCATTCATCGCCTGCAGATCCATGGCCGACGGACTCAAGATGAAGAATGTGGGGATGAATGAGAAAGGACTCTATCAGATCTACATCGAGAATCAAGACTATGGTAAGCATCCTCCTCTTCCTGCTGCTGTGCAGGAGAAAATCAACCTGCTCAATGCATTGGCCTCCCAGTATAGAGATGTCGTCACGGATTTCATCACTCCTCCGGAGGAAGGTGATTCGGGGATATTGGGCTACAATGAGGAAGATTCGGGATTTTTTCACAC
- a CDS encoding tyrosine-type recombinase/integrase, with the protein MIDITISAVLNPKKKKFLGGEPIYLCINRKGRQYINLKLEKIPKNAWSGKTTKWVNANYQYAEFHNRAIAREIHRLKVIAQDFYKRNELLTAEKLKNVYLVKYQGAKVKGVSGVQAPGASDKVSEFIDYSINFGATSKKVAGTKKVYVTLRKLIESFKKTSVMADVDENYVLEFVDFMRSDQTEINSDTTVAKYVDRLKVIYREYCDQYAIPFRKRIFEGIDIDSNKRPDKIIYVNDEQYKKLRKLKFDRKERRLEITRDIFILLCNTALYYNDLIAIRNEKGFDRNLLKENPNHLVLQGERKKNGEEFWIPLNDTAKQIVKKYYVEDDEMIFPKSVTISEQKFNQHLKVLAERIGFTDVLSNKVGRKTFGTWTDRLGMDDNDIRMIFGHSPGSVLKKYYTERRTVESYNRILSFIQR; encoded by the coding sequence ATGATCGACATTACAATTTCTGCTGTCTTGAATCCTAAGAAGAAAAAATTCTTGGGAGGAGAGCCAATTTATTTGTGCATCAATCGAAAAGGAAGACAATACATCAATCTCAAACTTGAGAAAATTCCTAAAAATGCGTGGTCTGGAAAAACAACCAAATGGGTGAACGCTAACTACCAGTATGCAGAATTTCACAATCGTGCCATTGCTCGGGAAATTCATAGGCTTAAAGTGATTGCTCAGGATTTTTATAAAAGAAATGAATTGTTGACTGCGGAAAAATTGAAGAATGTCTATCTGGTAAAATATCAAGGTGCGAAAGTAAAAGGAGTGAGCGGGGTTCAGGCTCCTGGTGCCAGTGATAAAGTTTCCGAATTCATTGATTATTCGATCAACTTTGGAGCTACTTCCAAAAAGGTAGCTGGTACAAAGAAAGTTTATGTGACCCTGAGAAAACTGATAGAGTCTTTCAAGAAGACTTCTGTCATGGCAGATGTTGACGAAAACTACGTTTTGGAGTTTGTTGATTTCATGAGAAGTGATCAGACAGAAATCAATTCAGATACTACTGTTGCCAAGTATGTGGATCGATTGAAAGTTATCTATAGAGAATACTGTGACCAGTACGCCATTCCTTTCAGGAAGCGGATTTTTGAAGGAATAGATATAGATTCCAATAAAAGACCTGATAAGATCATCTATGTGAATGACGAGCAGTATAAGAAGCTTCGAAAGTTGAAATTTGACAGAAAAGAGAGAAGGCTTGAAATCACCAGAGATATTTTCATTTTGCTGTGCAATACCGCACTCTATTACAATGATTTGATCGCTATTAGGAATGAAAAAGGATTTGACCGTAACTTGCTGAAGGAAAATCCAAATCATTTAGTGCTTCAGGGGGAGCGAAAGAAAAACGGTGAGGAATTCTGGATTCCACTGAATGATACTGCTAAGCAGATTGTCAAAAAGTATTACGTTGAGGATGATGAAATGATATTCCCTAAGAGTGTTACAATATCTGAGCAGAAGTTCAACCAACATTTAAAAGTCCTAGCAGAAAGGATCGGTTTTACAGATGTGCTTTCCAATAAAGTAGGAAGAAAGACCTTTGGTACCTGGACTGATCGCTTGGGTATGGATGATAATGATATTAGGATGATTTTTGGTCACTCACCGGGATCAGTTTTAAAAAAGTATTATACTGAACGAAGGACGGTTGAATCCTACAACAGAATTCTTTCTTTCATTCAAAGGTAA
- a CDS encoding zincin-like metallopeptidase domain-containing protein — protein MEATTEKPKRKPNPNREKLLLLSADAKALKSQFADEADSPEDAEYWESQTINFMLLKYFYKVPDGMELGTFHQWKAKNCMIKKGEKALVIWGQPLRAQKADKAEAKGEPSPEDEDFGDYFPMCFLFRADQVLTAEEIEAEKKSKADRREKRQQIAQAIEDLKAVELDLVL, from the coding sequence ATGGAAGCCACGACAGAAAAACCAAAAAGAAAGCCGAATCCCAACAGGGAGAAACTACTACTTTTGTCTGCTGATGCCAAGGCTTTAAAATCTCAGTTTGCAGATGAAGCCGACAGCCCAGAGGATGCCGAATACTGGGAGAGCCAAACAATCAATTTTATGCTTTTGAAATACTTCTACAAAGTACCCGATGGAATGGAGCTTGGCACATTCCACCAGTGGAAAGCTAAAAACTGCATGATCAAAAAGGGAGAGAAAGCCCTAGTTATCTGGGGTCAACCGCTCCGAGCGCAGAAAGCCGATAAAGCCGAAGCCAAAGGAGAGCCAAGCCCGGAGGATGAAGATTTTGGAGATTATTTCCCTATGTGCTTTCTATTTCGGGCGGATCAGGTCCTAACAGCCGAAGAGATAGAAGCCGAAAAAAAAAGCAAAGCCGATCGAAGGGAAAAGCGCCAGCAGATAGCACAGGCAATCGAGGATCTAAAAGCCGTAGAGCTTGACTTAGTGCTATAA